The Phycisphaeraceae bacterium genome segment TGGATCATCATGTCCAGCACCACGCCCACGTCCACGCTGCGGAAGGTCATGGGGCTGATGCGATCGACCTCGATGAAGCGCGGCGTGACGCCTTCGATGGCGCGAATCGCCCGCATCACCGGGTCGTAGCGCACCACGTGGCCCACCTGCAGCACCGCGCCGCTCTTCGCCGCGGCGTCGGCGATGGCCCGCGCCTCGGTGACGTCGGGCGCGAGCGGCTTCTCGATGAGGCACGCCACCCCCGCCGCCAGCAGCTCCTCCGCCGCGGCGCGGTGATGCACCGTGGGCGTGGCGATGGTGACGGCCTTCACGCCCGCGTCGATCATCGCGCGCACGCTGTCGAACCCGGCGCCGCCCCACTCGCCGGTGATGTCGCGCACACGCTCGGGGTTGCGGTCAACGACGCCGAGGAAGTTCACGCCCGGAAGTTGCGAGTAGATGCGGGCGTGGTGGCGGCCCATGCGCCCCACGCCGATCACGCCGCAGGGAATGGGTGAGCGGGGAGAATGGATGGCTGGCGTCATCGGTCGCTCCGTGTCATCCGGTCGAACCCTCGCCGACGCGGCGACCCGGCACTGTATTCGTCCGGCGGCGATCCGCCACGACGGGACAGTCCTGCGCGAGGCGGCCCCTGACGCCGCGAGGGACGCGCCTCGACCGGGCGGCCGCCCGAGGCGCCGCATGGTCAGGAAGCCATCCGATCCCCCGCCGCACCACCCGGCGTGCGCATCCGTCGCCCCTTCTCGTCCGCCACCGCGAGCACGGCGGCGATGACGCGGACCGCTCCCAGCTCGCGCAGCATCCTGGCGCAGGTTCGCAGCGTCGCGCCGGTGGTCTTGATGTCGTCGATGAGGACGACCGTGGCGCGGGCCAGCGGCCAGCCGCCCCAGCGCTTTCTCGCGACAATCCAGCCCTTGCGCGGACGCCGTCGCTCGGCGGCGGACAGCGAGGCCTGGGCCGGCTCCAGGCGCTTGCGCAGCACGCAGGCGACCTCCAGCTTCATCTCGCGGGCGGCGCCGTCGGCGATGAGGCGCGTGTGGTCGATGCCGCGGTACAGTCGCCGCTGCCACGGCATCGGCACGGGCACGATGATCGAGCGGCGCGGCTCGAGCGCGTGTTGAGCGGCCACGGCGCGCCCCAGCAGGGCGCCCAGG includes the following:
- a CDS encoding ComF family protein, translating into MAGTLVRCRDAVDALVERVFGLSCPPVHRAIRQAGFAPDAPASWCPRCGGSVGPGEGGADGCASCRDEPSIADAFVRLGVYDGPLRDWVTAGKYDGWSEMLEALGALLGRAVAAQHALEPRRSIIVPVPMPWQRRLYRGIDHTRLIADGAAREMKLEVACVLRKRLEPAQASLSAAERRRPRKGWIVARKRWGGWPLARATVVLIDDIKTTGATLRTCARMLRELGAVRVIAAVLAVADEKGRRMRTPGGAAGDRMAS